One window of the Runella slithyformis DSM 19594 genome contains the following:
- the rpsE gene encoding 30S ribosomal protein S5 produces the protein MSNSIKPVKYNEADLKEKVVAINRVAKVVKGGRRFSFSAIVVVGDGKGVVGYGLGKANEVTDAIAKGIEDAKKNLVQVPLLKGTVPHEMHGKFSGGLVFVKPAAPGTGVIAGGAMRAVLEAAGVHDVLAKSKGSSNPHNVVKATIDALLKMRAPHQVAFQRGVKLAKVFNG, from the coding sequence ATGTCAAACAGTATCAAACCTGTGAAATACAACGAGGCAGACCTGAAAGAAAAGGTTGTGGCTATCAACCGCGTTGCCAAAGTAGTGAAAGGTGGTCGTCGTTTTAGTTTCTCAGCAATTGTAGTCGTAGGTGACGGCAAAGGAGTAGTAGGTTATGGATTAGGTAAAGCTAACGAAGTAACTGACGCTATTGCAAAGGGAATTGAGGACGCAAAGAAAAACCTTGTTCAAGTTCCGCTTTTGAAAGGAACTGTTCCTCACGAAATGCATGGTAAATTCAGTGGAGGTTTGGTTTTTGTTAAACCTGCAGCTCCCGGTACGGGAGTAATTGCGGGCGGAGCTATGCGCGCTGTTTTAGAAGCAGCAGGTGTACACGACGTGTTAGCAAAATCCAAAGGTTCATCAAATCCTCACAATGTAGTGAAGGCAACCATAGATGCACTCCTTAAGATGAGAGCTCCTCACCAAGTTGCATTCCAACGCGGAGTTAAGTTGGCCAAAGTATTTAATGGATAA
- the rplR gene encoding 50S ribosomal protein L18: protein MALARSDRRQRIKYRIRKKVAGTSEKPRLSVFRSNARIYAQVIDDTKGETLVSASSIELDTTNKASVNAEDAKKVGIKLAEKAIAAGVSSVVFDRNGYLYHGKVKALADGAREGGLKF, encoded by the coding sequence ATGGCTTTAGCAAGAAGCGACAGAAGACAGCGCATCAAGTACCGGATTCGGAAGAAAGTAGCTGGAACATCAGAAAAGCCTCGCCTTTCAGTATTTCGTTCAAATGCCCGCATTTATGCACAGGTAATTGATGATACAAAAGGAGAAACGTTAGTCTCTGCTTCATCTATTGAACTTGATACTACTAATAAAGCGAGTGTCAACGCAGAAGATGCAAAAAAAGTAGGCATTAAATTAGCTGAGAAAGCAATTGCAGCTGGGGTTAGTTCAGTTGTATTTGACCGTAACGGTTATTTATATCACGGCAAAGTAAAAGCACTGGCAGATGGCGCTCGCGAAGGGGGTCTCAAATTCTAA
- the rplF gene encoding 50S ribosomal protein L6 encodes MSRIGKKPITLPANVTVSVSDDNVVTVKGPKGTLTRTIDRDIKVEIEGSELTVVRPTEQKRHKALHGLYRSLISNMVTGVSEGYKAQLEVVGVGYKATVNNNILEMSLGYSHGIYFAVPSEVKVSATMEKGQNPKVFLECIDKELLGQIAAKIRSFRKVEPYKGKGIRFIGEQIRRKAGKAAAKK; translated from the coding sequence ATGTCACGTATAGGAAAAAAGCCGATTACGCTACCAGCAAACGTCACAGTAAGTGTATCTGACGATAACGTTGTGACTGTGAAAGGTCCCAAAGGAACGCTGACCCGTACCATTGACCGCGATATTAAGGTAGAAATAGAAGGAAGCGAGTTGACAGTCGTACGTCCGACTGAACAAAAGCGTCATAAAGCGCTCCACGGTTTATACCGTTCCCTCATCAGTAACATGGTGACAGGGGTAAGTGAAGGATACAAAGCTCAACTCGAAGTAGTGGGGGTAGGTTATAAGGCAACTGTGAATAATAATATTCTCGAAATGAGCCTTGGCTACTCACACGGAATCTATTTTGCCGTTCCTTCAGAAGTGAAGGTTTCGGCAACAATGGAAAAGGGACAAAACCCTAAAGTTTTTTTAGAGTGTATCGACAAAGAACTTTTGGGCCAAATTGCCGCAAAAATCCGTTCTTTCCGCAAAGTAGAACCTTACAAAGGTAAAGGTATTCGCTTCATCGGTGAGCAAATCAGACGTAAGGCCGGTAAAGCAGCAGCTAAGAAGTAA
- the rpsH gene encoding 30S ribosomal protein S8, with protein MLTDPIADYLTRIRNAIKAKHRVVEIPASNIKKEITKVLYDKGFIQNYKFEDNGPQGIIKIALKYNPVTKQSAIVDLQRVSKPGLRKYSGATDIPRILNGLGVAIVSTSKGVMTDKEARVLNVGGEVLCYVY; from the coding sequence ATGTTAACCGATCCCATAGCAGATTATCTGACGAGAATCAGAAACGCCATAAAGGCGAAGCACCGGGTTGTGGAGATACCTGCTTCTAATATCAAGAAGGAGATCACCAAGGTACTCTACGATAAAGGCTTTATCCAAAACTATAAGTTTGAAGATAACGGCCCGCAGGGTATTATTAAGATTGCTTTAAAGTACAACCCAGTAACAAAGCAATCAGCAATTGTTGACTTGCAACGTGTAAGCAAGCCGGGTCTGCGTAAATATTCGGGAGCTACCGATATTCCGCGTATCCTTAATGGCCTTGGTGTAGCGATTGTATCTACCTCAAAAGGGGTAATGACCGACAAAGAAGCACGCGTGCTCAACGTGGGCGGAGAAGTATTGTGTTACGTTTACTGA
- the rpsN gene encoding 30S ribosomal protein S14, producing MAKESVKARELKKQKLVAKYASKRAALKEAGDWEGLDKLPRSSSAVRLHNRCRLTGRPRGYMRKFGICRVVFREMASAGKIPGVTKASW from the coding sequence ATGGCTAAAGAATCCGTAAAAGCAAGAGAATTGAAAAAACAAAAGCTGGTTGCTAAATATGCCTCCAAAAGAGCTGCATTGAAAGAAGCTGGTGATTGGGAAGGTTTAGACAAGCTGCCACGTAGTTCATCAGCAGTTCGTTTGCACAACCGTTGCCGTTTAACCGGACGTCCCCGTGGGTACATGCGTAAGTTTGGTATTTGCCGGGTCGTATTCCGCGAGATGGCTTCGGCGGGAAAGATTCCCGGTGTTACCAAAGCCAGCTGGTAA
- the rplE gene encoding 50S ribosomal protein L5: MATPRLKEKYEKDVVKHLQDKFQYKSVMQVPRLSKIVINKGIGAAVADKKLIDQGLEEITIIAGQKAVPTISKKAISNFKLREKMPIGVKVTLRGSRMFEFLDRLTSIALPRVRDFQGISDKGFDGRGNYTFGVKEQIIFPEIQFDKINKISGMDITFVTTANTDEESYELLKSLGMPFTKGKK, from the coding sequence ATGGCAACTCCGAGATTAAAAGAAAAATACGAGAAGGACGTCGTTAAGCATTTGCAAGACAAGTTCCAGTATAAATCGGTAATGCAAGTACCTCGTTTGTCGAAAATCGTTATCAACAAAGGAATTGGTGCAGCAGTAGCTGATAAAAAGTTAATTGATCAGGGTCTTGAAGAGATTACTATTATTGCGGGTCAAAAAGCAGTACCGACTATCTCTAAGAAAGCAATTTCAAACTTTAAGTTGCGCGAAAAAATGCCGATTGGCGTCAAAGTTACTCTTCGTGGCAGCCGTATGTTTGAATTTTTAGATCGTTTAACTTCTATTGCTCTACCTCGTGTACGCGATTTCCAAGGTATCAGCGACAAAGGTTTTGATGGACGTGGTAACTATACATTCGGCGTAAAAGAGCAAATTATTTTCCCGGAAATTCAGTTTGACAAAATTAACAAAATCTCGGGGATGGATATTACGTTCGTAACTACCGCCAATACTGACGAAGAGAGTTACGAATTGCTGAAATCGCTTGGTATGCCCTTTACAAAAGGTAAGAAATAA
- the rplX gene encoding 50S ribosomal protein L24 — MERKYNKQPKLHIRTGDTVKVIAGNSKGQSGKVTKVLVEKQRAIVEGVNLITKHIKPTAANPQGELKKTEGSIHISNLMLVDPATGQPTRIGRKVNEEGKLQRYSKESGKFIAEPSK; from the coding sequence ATGGAAAGGAAATATAACAAACAGCCTAAGTTACACATTCGTACCGGTGACACGGTGAAAGTAATTGCCGGCAACTCTAAAGGCCAATCGGGCAAAGTCACTAAAGTGTTGGTAGAAAAGCAACGCGCTATTGTGGAAGGTGTCAATCTGATCACTAAACATATTAAGCCAACAGCCGCCAACCCACAGGGTGAACTGAAAAAGACAGAAGGCTCAATTCATATCAGTAATCTGATGCTTGTTGATCCTGCAACCGGACAACCCACTCGTATTGGCCGCAAAGTCAATGAGGAAGGTAAGTTGCAACGTTACTCTAAAGAATCCGGCAAGTTTATTGCGGAGCCTTCAAAGTAA
- the rplN gene encoding 50S ribosomal protein L14: MVQQESRLSVADNSGAKEVLVIRVLGGTGKRYASIGDKVVVTVKQAIPSGNVKKGTVSKAVVVRTKKEIRRKDGSYIRFEDNAVVLLNNQDEPRGTRIFGPVARELRERNFMKIVSLAPEVL; this comes from the coding sequence ATGGTACAGCAAGAATCAAGACTGTCTGTAGCCGATAACAGTGGTGCAAAAGAAGTACTGGTTATCCGTGTATTAGGCGGAACCGGGAAACGTTACGCTTCCATCGGAGACAAAGTAGTAGTGACAGTTAAGCAGGCAATTCCTTCAGGTAACGTAAAGAAAGGTACAGTTTCCAAAGCTGTAGTTGTTCGTACCAAAAAAGAAATCCGTCGCAAAGACGGCTCTTACATTCGATTTGAAGACAATGCCGTCGTATTACTCAACAACCAGGACGAACCTCGCGGTACCCGTATCTTTGGTCCTGTTGCTCGTGAATTACGCGAGAGAAATTTTATGAAAATTGTTTCATTGGCACCTGAAGTATTGTAG
- the rpsQ gene encoding 30S ribosomal protein S17, with translation MEAAAQTTTTVERNLRKVRVGRVVSSKMEKSCVVAVERKVKHPKYGKFMKKTTKLMVHDENNECGIGDTIRVMETRPLSKNKRWRLVEIIEKAK, from the coding sequence ATGGAGGCAGCAGCACAAACAACTACAACTGTAGAAAGAAATTTACGCAAAGTCAGAGTTGGCCGCGTGGTAAGCAGCAAGATGGAAAAATCTTGTGTTGTCGCGGTAGAGCGTAAAGTCAAGCACCCAAAATATGGTAAGTTTATGAAAAAAACGACCAAGCTGATGGTGCATGATGAAAACAATGAGTGTGGAATTGGAGATACTATTCGTGTAATGGAAACTCGCCCACTCAGTAAGAATAAGCGTTGGAGATTAGTCGAAATCATTGAAAAAGCGAAATAA
- the rpmC gene encoding 50S ribosomal protein L29, whose protein sequence is MKNSEIKALTVEQLKQTLVEEQDRLLKLKFAHAVSPIENPMRIRNTRRLIARLMTELSAKDKAASA, encoded by the coding sequence ATGAAAAATAGTGAAATTAAAGCGCTAACGGTAGAGCAATTGAAGCAAACCCTCGTTGAGGAGCAAGATCGTCTGCTCAAGTTGAAGTTTGCTCACGCCGTATCTCCGATTGAAAATCCGATGCGTATTCGTAATACGCGTCGTCTGATTGCAAGGTTGATGACGGAGTTGTCGGCTAAGGATAAAGCCGCAAGCGCGTAA
- the rplP gene encoding 50S ribosomal protein L16 encodes MLQPKRTKFRKQQKGKGSEQGMATRGHQIAFGTFAIKTLEPGWITARQIEAARISVTRAMKREGQVWIRIFPDKPITKKPLEVRMGKGKGAPEYWVAPVKAGTILFEATGVSLELASEALRLAAQKLPVKTKFVVRRDHQEEAE; translated from the coding sequence ATGTTACAACCGAAAAGAACCAAGTTCCGCAAACAACAAAAAGGTAAAGGGTCTGAACAAGGTATGGCCACTCGTGGCCACCAGATCGCTTTCGGTACGTTTGCAATCAAAACGCTTGAGCCCGGCTGGATTACAGCTCGACAGATTGAAGCGGCTCGTATTTCTGTAACACGTGCTATGAAGCGTGAAGGTCAGGTATGGATTCGAATATTTCCTGACAAGCCGATTACCAAAAAGCCTTTAGAGGTTCGTATGGGTAAAGGTAAAGGTGCTCCCGAATATTGGGTAGCTCCGGTTAAAGCAGGAACTATCTTATTTGAAGCAACCGGAGTGTCACTCGAACTCGCAAGTGAAGCTCTTCGGCTAGCCGCTCAGAAGTTGCCTGTTAAGACTAAATTCGTAGTTCGTCGCGATCATCAAGAAGAAGCAGAATAA
- the rpsC gene encoding 30S ribosomal protein S3, with translation MGQKVNPIGLRLGIVRGWDSSWYGGREFADKLIEDEQIRKYISARIPKGAISKVVIERTLKRITLTIHTARPGIVIGKGGNEVDKIKEELKKITGKDIQINIYEIKRPEIDAKLVGESIAQQLENRISYRRAMKQAISSAMRVGAQGIKVRVSGRLGGAEMARTEEYKEGRVPLHTLRADIDYAISEALTVYGKIGIKVWVFKGEIFGKRDLSPISGGAASAERAGGNDRGGDRGDRRRGGDGDRRRGGGGDRDGGGDRRGAGNGPGAGNGPGKGRNNNRNKKK, from the coding sequence ATGGGACAGAAAGTTAATCCTATAGGTCTGCGACTCGGTATCGTCCGTGGTTGGGATTCAAGCTGGTACGGAGGACGTGAGTTTGCCGACAAGCTGATTGAAGATGAGCAGATCCGCAAATATATCTCCGCTCGTATTCCCAAAGGTGCTATCTCCAAAGTTGTCATTGAACGTACTTTGAAGCGTATCACGCTTACGATTCACACGGCTCGTCCGGGAATTGTAATTGGTAAAGGTGGAAACGAAGTCGACAAGATTAAAGAAGAGTTAAAGAAGATTACGGGTAAGGATATCCAAATCAACATCTACGAAATCAAGCGTCCGGAAATTGATGCTAAATTGGTGGGAGAGTCTATCGCTCAGCAATTAGAGAATCGTATTTCATATCGTCGTGCTATGAAGCAGGCAATATCTTCAGCGATGCGTGTAGGTGCTCAGGGAATCAAAGTCCGTGTATCAGGTCGTCTGGGCGGTGCTGAAATGGCTCGTACAGAAGAATATAAAGAAGGACGTGTGCCTCTGCATACCCTCCGCGCGGATATTGATTATGCTATCTCAGAAGCACTTACCGTTTACGGTAAAATCGGTATCAAAGTATGGGTATTCAAAGGTGAAATCTTCGGGAAACGCGATTTATCACCAATAAGTGGCGGAGCCGCTTCAGCAGAGCGTGCCGGTGGCAATGATCGTGGTGGAGATCGCGGAGATCGTCGCAGAGGTGGAGATGGAGATCGTCGCAGAGGCGGCGGTGGAGACCGTGACGGCGGAGGAGATCGTCGTGGTGCCGGAAATGGCCCGGGTGCCGGAAACGGTCCTGGGAAAGGACGGAATAACAACCGTAATAAGAAAAAGTAA
- the rplV gene encoding 50S ribosomal protein L22 has translation MEARAILRNVPTSPRKMRLVADMIRGQKVSRALAILQYQPQGAAPVLKKVLMSAVANWQQRNEEAKLEDAELYVKTIFVDCGAMLKRLRPAPQGRAYRVRKRSNHITIVVDDAAEVIQQEA, from the coding sequence ATGGAAGCAAGAGCTATATTAAGAAACGTACCCACTTCACCTCGTAAGATGCGGCTTGTAGCTGATATGATTAGAGGACAAAAAGTGAGCCGTGCGCTGGCAATTTTGCAATATCAACCGCAGGGTGCCGCTCCAGTTTTGAAAAAAGTATTGATGTCGGCTGTTGCCAACTGGCAGCAACGGAACGAAGAGGCCAAGCTTGAAGATGCTGAATTATACGTAAAAACAATTTTTGTTGATTGTGGCGCAATGTTAAAGCGTCTGCGTCCGGCTCCTCAAGGTCGTGCCTATCGTGTTCGTAAACGCTCAAACCACATTACAATTGTGGTAGATGATGCAGCAGAAGTAATCCAACAAGAAGCCTAA
- the rpsS gene encoding 30S ribosomal protein S19: protein MGRSIKKGPYIDFRLQTKIDVMNGAGKKSVIKTWSRRSTISPDFIGHTFAVHNGNKFIPVYVTENMVGHKLGEFSPTRNFRGHIAKKDKGKR from the coding sequence ATGGGACGTTCGATAAAAAAAGGACCGTACATTGATTTCCGCCTTCAGACCAAAATTGATGTAATGAATGGTGCCGGCAAGAAATCAGTTATCAAGACTTGGTCAAGACGCAGTACAATCTCACCGGATTTTATTGGTCATACTTTTGCAGTACACAATGGGAATAAGTTTATTCCGGTGTACGTAACCGAAAACATGGTCGGACACAAATTGGGTGAGTTTTCCCCAACACGTAATTTCCGCGGACACATTGCCAAAAAAGATAAAGGCAAAAGATAG
- the rplB gene encoding 50S ribosomal protein L2 codes for MAVIKLKPTTPGQRFRTAPSFDEITTDKPEKSLLAPIRKTGGRNNQGRRTARYIGGGHKRMYRIIDFKRNKFDVAATVVSVEYDPNRSSRIALVEYQDGEKRYILAPQGIKVGQTVVSGVNVAPEVGNALPLSSMPIGTIVHNVELHPGKGGQLVRSAGTYAQLVARDGKYAVLRMPSSEMRMILSTCIATVGSVSNADHMNVSLGKAGRKRWLGIRPRVRGVAMNPVDHPMGGGEGRASGGHPRSRTGLYAKGKKTRTPKKYSNRLIISKRKK; via the coding sequence ATGGCAGTCATTAAGCTCAAACCAACAACACCAGGTCAGCGCTTTCGTACGGCTCCGTCGTTTGATGAAATCACAACCGACAAGCCTGAGAAAAGCTTGTTGGCCCCTATTAGAAAGACGGGTGGACGTAACAATCAAGGACGTCGTACTGCTCGTTATATTGGTGGTGGTCACAAGCGCATGTACCGTATCATCGACTTCAAACGTAATAAGTTTGATGTTGCAGCAACAGTAGTATCCGTTGAATACGACCCTAACCGTTCTTCCCGTATTGCATTGGTTGAATACCAAGATGGAGAAAAACGCTATATTCTTGCCCCGCAAGGTATAAAAGTGGGTCAAACTGTTGTATCCGGAGTAAATGTAGCACCTGAAGTAGGTAATGCACTTCCTCTGAGTTCAATGCCAATCGGTACAATTGTTCACAATGTAGAATTGCATCCCGGCAAGGGAGGACAGTTGGTACGCAGTGCAGGAACTTATGCACAATTAGTAGCTCGTGATGGTAAATATGCTGTATTGCGTATGCCTTCCAGTGAAATGCGTATGATCTTGTCGACCTGTATCGCGACGGTAGGTTCAGTATCCAATGCTGACCACATGAACGTAAGCCTCGGTAAAGCAGGGCGTAAGCGTTGGTTGGGGATTCGTCCACGAGTTCGTGGTGTTGCAATGAACCCGGTTGATCACCCGATGGGTGGTGGAGAAGGTCGTGCATCAGGAGGTCACCCTCGTTCACGCACCGGCTTATATGCTAAAGGTAAAAAGACTCGTACTCCGAAAAAGTATTCAAACCGTTTGATCATTAGCAAACGTAAAAAATAA
- the rplW gene encoding 50S ribosomal protein L23: MSVLKRPILTEKATALSNLGKYVFEVSKTANKIEIANAIEKVYGVKVASVDTMRSIGRKKSRMSRGKAISGITSTYKKAIVTLKAGEIIDIYSDIA; this comes from the coding sequence ATGAGTGTACTCAAGCGACCGATATTGACCGAAAAAGCTACTGCGCTCAGCAATTTGGGCAAGTATGTATTTGAAGTGTCTAAGACTGCCAATAAAATTGAAATCGCAAACGCCATCGAAAAAGTGTATGGTGTTAAGGTAGCCAGTGTAGATACCATGCGTTCGATTGGCAGAAAAAAATCAAGAATGTCACGAGGTAAAGCAATTAGTGGTATTACTTCAACGTACAAGAAAGCCATCGTGACTCTAAAAGCAGGCGAAATCATTGATATTTATTCGGATATCGCCTAA
- the rplD gene encoding 50S ribosomal protein L4: MELSVLDIKGQDTGKKVALAETVFGIEPNQHVVYLDVKQYLANQRQGTHKSKERAEVSYSTRKIKRQKGTGGARAGSIKSPLFVGGGRVFGPRPRDYSFKLNKKVKVLARKSVLSAKAKANGISIVEDFTFDAPKTKQYLSFLSAFSLTNKKTLLILPNHDDNVFLSGRNIPKVNITTADSVNTYDLINAEVLLISETAVSKLENLLNK, translated from the coding sequence ATGGAACTTTCAGTATTAGATATAAAAGGACAAGATACGGGCAAGAAAGTAGCCCTTGCCGAAACAGTATTCGGCATTGAGCCAAATCAGCACGTAGTGTATTTGGATGTAAAGCAATATCTTGCTAATCAACGTCAGGGTACACACAAATCAAAAGAGCGCGCAGAAGTTTCGTACTCTACCAGAAAAATTAAGCGTCAAAAAGGAACCGGCGGAGCCCGTGCAGGGTCAATTAAGTCGCCGTTGTTTGTAGGAGGAGGTCGTGTATTCGGACCTCGCCCGCGTGACTACAGTTTCAAGCTTAACAAGAAAGTGAAAGTGTTGGCGCGTAAGTCAGTACTTTCGGCAAAAGCGAAAGCAAACGGGATTTCGATTGTAGAAGATTTTACATTCGATGCGCCTAAAACCAAGCAATATCTTTCTTTTCTGAGTGCTTTCTCTTTAACAAATAAGAAAACACTTCTTATTCTGCCTAACCACGACGACAACGTATTTTTGTCGGGGCGCAATATTCCAAAGGTAAACATCACTACTGCTGATTCTGTAAATACTTACGATTTGATCAACGCTGAGGTGTTGTTGATTAGTGAGACCGCAGTATCTAAGTTAGAAAATCTCTTGAACAAGTAA
- the rplC gene encoding 50S ribosomal protein L3 — translation MSGLIGKKIGMTSVYSADGQALACTVIEAGPCVVTQVKTDETDGYKAIQLGFGEKKEKHTTQPLVGHFKKAGTTPKRKLVEFKEFEEELNLGQALTVADVFGEGDFVDVVGTAKGRGFQGVVKRHGFAGVGGQTHGQHNRQRHPGSIGACSFPSRVFKGIRMAGRMGNNRVKVQNLKVLKVIPEQNLVVISGSVPGAKNSFVIIEK, via the coding sequence ATGTCTGGTTTAATAGGAAAAAAAATCGGGATGACTAGTGTGTACAGTGCGGACGGGCAGGCTCTGGCATGTACGGTAATTGAAGCTGGTCCTTGTGTTGTTACGCAAGTCAAAACCGACGAAACAGATGGATACAAAGCTATCCAACTCGGTTTCGGAGAAAAAAAAGAAAAGCATACGACTCAACCGCTCGTGGGTCATTTTAAGAAAGCAGGTACGACGCCAAAACGCAAGCTTGTAGAGTTTAAAGAGTTTGAAGAAGAACTAAATCTTGGTCAGGCTTTGACAGTGGCAGACGTATTTGGTGAAGGAGATTTCGTTGATGTGGTAGGTACTGCCAAAGGACGTGGATTCCAAGGCGTAGTAAAACGTCACGGTTTCGCAGGGGTAGGGGGCCAAACACACGGTCAGCATAACCGCCAACGTCACCCGGGTTCAATAGGTGCATGTTCATTCCCTTCTCGAGTATTCAAAGGGATTCGTATGGCAGGACGCATGGGAAACAATCGCGTTAAGGTTCAAAACCTTAAAGTGTTGAAAGTAATTCCTGAGCAGAATCTCGTTGTTATCAGTGGTTCGGTGCCGGGTGCGAAAAATTCGTTTGTAATCATCGAGAAGTAA
- a CDS encoding outer membrane beta-barrel protein, whose amino-acid sequence MTHVCRRVIITLLAVIYCIDLSAQSRRSRPVYRHVPAFGVVKVSVGGGISYYMGDMRAKTDLKFIQPHLALGVSYRLAERFALRGEFDLYRISGKQAGGPIWYNNLSFRSDNPAGYIGLQIDAFRYNDDRLLKPYLLGGLGVTRINPKANYQGTWYSLPPLMTEGAAYKRNVRIAVLGFGVSWKYNDNWSFGIELSDNFANSDYLDDVSTSYPNPSGMSELALALSDRRPELTNLPAGYPPRNDPGNQRGNPKVKDSYGFLSFRAEYLIGTQARRAERRKLKCYY is encoded by the coding sequence ATGACACATGTATGTAGAAGAGTGATAATCACTCTCTTAGCAGTTATTTACTGTATTGACCTGAGCGCTCAATCAAGGCGAAGTCGTCCTGTTTATCGGCATGTTCCGGCATTTGGAGTTGTTAAAGTTTCTGTCGGTGGCGGCATCTCTTACTACATGGGAGATATGCGCGCCAAAACAGATTTAAAATTTATCCAACCCCATTTAGCGTTGGGGGTTAGTTATCGGTTAGCCGAACGTTTTGCTTTACGTGGTGAGTTTGACTTATATCGTATTTCCGGAAAACAGGCGGGTGGTCCTATTTGGTACAATAACCTTTCATTTCGTTCCGATAATCCCGCCGGTTACATAGGACTCCAAATCGACGCTTTCCGATATAACGACGATCGCCTGCTGAAACCTTATTTGTTAGGTGGGTTGGGGGTTACCCGAATTAACCCTAAGGCCAACTATCAGGGTACCTGGTATAGTTTACCTCCACTTATGACCGAAGGTGCCGCGTATAAACGTAACGTTCGAATTGCAGTACTTGGTTTTGGGGTTTCCTGGAAATACAACGATAATTGGAGTTTTGGGATTGAATTGAGTGATAATTTTGCCAATTCGGATTACTTGGATGACGTGAGTACCTCTTACCCTAATCCCTCAGGGATGTCTGAACTGGCGTTGGCACTATCAGACAGACGACCGGAATTAACAAACCTTCCGGCGGGATATCCTCCTCGAAACGACCCCGGCAATCAGCGGGGAAACCCTAAAGTGAAAGATTCGTACGGTTTTCTTTCATTTCGCGCTGAATATTTAATAGGCACACAGGCAAGGCGAGCTGAACGCCGAAAGCTGAAGTGTTACTATTAG
- the purU gene encoding formyltetrahydrofolate deformylase — MKHILLMDGPDHKGLIYNVTHVLYNHNQNIIRQDEYVSPSKQFFMRTEFEGEGEPEKIMDDLYSTLPAGINLRLNPKKKKDIVVFVTKEHDCLGELLIRYAFDELDATIQAVISNYNTLQPLVSKFGIPFHFISHEHKSRQEHEEAILQTLDIYKPEYLVLAKYMRVLTTDFVKHYPSRIVNIHHSFLPAFIGANPYRQAYERGVKIIGATAHFVNDNLDEGPIIAQDVKEVDHRLTAADMATLGKDTEKSVLSKALKLVFNDRVFIHGNRTVIL, encoded by the coding sequence ATGAAGCATATTCTTCTTATGGATGGACCTGATCATAAAGGTCTTATTTATAATGTAACTCATGTACTTTATAATCATAATCAAAATATTATCCGTCAGGACGAATACGTAAGCCCTTCCAAACAATTTTTCATGCGGACAGAATTTGAGGGAGAAGGAGAGCCTGAAAAAATAATGGATGACCTGTACAGCACGCTGCCTGCCGGAATTAATCTTCGGCTAAATCCCAAAAAAAAGAAGGATATCGTGGTATTCGTCACAAAAGAGCACGATTGTCTGGGTGAATTGCTTATACGGTATGCCTTTGATGAGTTGGATGCTACCATTCAGGCGGTCATCAGTAATTATAATACGTTACAACCATTGGTCAGTAAATTCGGCATTCCTTTCCATTTCATTTCTCATGAACATAAATCACGTCAGGAACACGAAGAGGCCATTTTACAAACACTTGATATTTATAAGCCCGAATATTTGGTATTGGCTAAATATATGCGTGTTCTTACAACCGATTTTGTAAAACATTATCCTTCCCGAATCGTCAATATTCATCACTCTTTTTTACCGGCTTTTATCGGCGCGAATCCTTATCGTCAAGCGTATGAGCGGGGGGTAAAGATTATTGGTGCGACGGCTCATTTTGTCAACGACAACCTTGATGAAGGGCCCATTATTGCCCAGGATGTGAAGGAAGTGGATCACCGTCTGACAGCGGCCGATATGGCTACTCTAGGAAAAGATACCGAAAAGTCAGTGCTTTCAAAGGCCTTAAAATTAGTATTCAATGACCGTGTATTTATTCACGGAAATCGAACGGTTATATTATAA